In a genomic window of Quercus lobata isolate SW786 chromosome 4, ValleyOak3.0 Primary Assembly, whole genome shotgun sequence:
- the LOC115985563 gene encoding uncharacterized protein LOC115985563, with protein sequence MTPPSMTTVLASSQLHEKTPTNIIENEDLAWERFQMAILDEDINTCYDMSLKEFEHSGVHDLFKAMSKFIAASRQAIGLDKTRILLETRIQEVKDNCKKWAEVAAKAKEEVTEHQNSIEELKADIVEKDTRFNHFQKKNDELSTLLSQAKEDVVAKFKASKEFMDLMDHNYAVGFENFRMDAVDNFPKIDFSSIKLNLAAATSFLVQTGSKDVNIEDVASTQSSKEDPKVDAPPA encoded by the exons ATGACTCCTCCGTCTATGACAACTGTGCTTGCCTCGTCCCAGCTTCATGAGAAGACTCCTACAAATATCATTGAAAATGAAGATTTAGCTTGGGAGCGCTTTCAAATGGCTATTTTGGACGAGGACATCAACACTTGTTATGACATGTCCTTAAAGGAGTTTGAACACTCTGGTGTTCACGACCTCTTTAAG gCCATGTCAAAATTTATCGCGGCGTCCAGGCAGGCCATAGGATTAGATAAGACGAGGATTTTGTTAGAGACGAGGATTCAAGAGGTGAAAGACAACTGTAAAAAATGGGCTGAGGTAGCTGCTAAAGCTAAGGAAGAAGTAACTGAGCATCAAAATTCGATCGAGGAGCTGAAAGCTGATATAGTGGAGAAAGATACTCGTTTTAATCATTTTCAGAAAAAGAATGACGAGTTGAGTACTCTTCTCTCCCAAGCCAAAGAAGATGTTGTGGCTAAATTCAAGGCGTCCAAAGAATTTATGGACTTAATGGATCATAATTATGCAGTAGGCTTCGAGAATTTTCGAATGGACGCTGTAGACAACTTCCCTAAGATTGACTTTAGCTCCATCAAACTTAACTTGGCTGCAGCCACCAGCTTTCTTGTTCAGACTGGCTCTAAGGACGTCAACATTGAGGACGTTGCTTCTACTCAGTCGTCCAAGGAAGATCCCAAGGTGGATGCCCCCCCTGCTTAA
- the LOC115986830 gene encoding zinc transporter 8-like has protein sequence MAKLQPLLLTLFCVLLLLPSLAFGDCTCDTEDEGRDKTQALKYKLAAIASILVAGAIGVCIPILGKTIPALRPEKDIFFLIKAFAAGVILSTGFIHVLPDAFESLTSPCLSESPWQDFPFTGFVAMVSAIGTLMVDSFATSYYKKSHFNQAQNGVGDVEKEGEHEGHLHVHTHATHGHAHGSASLVDNSASSDLVRHRVISQVLELGIVVHSVIIGISLGASGSPKTIRPLVAALTFHQFFEGMGLGGCISQAKFKNRAVAIMATFFSLTTPVGIAIGIGISSVYNENSPNALIFEGIFNAASAGILIYMALVDLLAADFMNPRVQSNGRLQIGTNISLLLGAGLMSFLAKWA, from the exons ATGGCCAAACTTCAACCACTTCTCCTCACACTCTTTTGCGTTCTCCTCCTACTCCCTTCCTTAGCTTTTGGAGATTGCACTTGTGACACCGAGGATGAAGGACGTGACAAAACCCAAGCTCTCAAATATAAACTAGCTGCTATTGCTTCCATTCTTGTAGCGGGTGCAATTGGGGTTTGTATTCCAATCCTAGGAAAGACCATACCGGCTTTGCGTCCCGAGAAGGacatcttcttcctcatcaaGGCCTTTGCTGCTGGCGTGATATTGTCGACCGGGTTCATCCATGTTCTTCCTGATGCTTTCGAGAGCTTGACGTCGCCGTGTCTGAGTGAGAGTCCATGGCAGGATTTTCCATTCACGGGGTTCGTGGCCATGGTGTCTGCCATCGGAACTTTGATGGTTGATTCCTTTGCCACTTCGTATTACAAAAAGTCTCACTTCAACCAGGCTCAAAATGGGGTTGGAGATGTGGAGAAGGAAGGAGAACATGAGGGTCACTTACATGTTCATACACATGCAACTCATGGTCATGCTCATGGTTCCGCTTCTTTGGTTGACAATTCGGCTTCATCTGACCTTGTTCGTCATCGTGTTATATCACAG GTTTTGGAGTTGGGAATTGTGGTACATTCAGTCATAATTGGAATTTCACTGGGTGCTTCTGGGAGTCCCAAAACAATAAGGCCTCTTGTTGCTGCACTCACCTTCCATCAGTTTTTCGAAGGCATGGGACTTGGTGGATGCATCTCTCAG GCAAAATTCAAGAATAGAGCTGTTGCAATTATGGCGACATTCTTCTCTCTTACAACCCCCGTTGGAATTGCAATTGGAATAGGAATATCTAGTGTTTACAATGAGAACAGCCCCAATGCTCTAATTTTTGAAGGGATTTTTAATGCGGCATCAGCTGGGATCTTAATCTATATGGCGCTTGTGGATCTTCTTGCAGCTGATTTTATGAACCCAAGAGTGCAAAGCAATGGAAGGCTTCAAATAGGAACAAACATTTCACTTCTTCTTGGGGCTGGTCTTATGTCTTTCTTAGCCAAATGGGCTTGA
- the LOC115986829 gene encoding zinc transporter 8-like, with protein MAKLQLLLLTLFCVFLLLPYSAFGDCTCDTEDEGRDKTQALKYKLAAIASILVAGAIGVCIPILGKTIPALRPEKDIFFIIKAFAAGVILSTGFIHVLPDAFESLTSPCLSDSPWQDFPFTGFVAMVSAIGTLMVDAFATSYYRKSHSNQAAQNGVGDVEMEGEHEGHLHVHTHATHGHAHGSNSFVDNSASSDLIRHRVISQVLELGIVVHSVIIGISLGASESPKTIRPLVAALTFHQFFEGMGLGGCISQAKFQNRAVVVMAMFFSLTTPVGIAIGIGISSVYNENSPNALIFEGIFNAASAGILIYMALVDLLAADFMNPRVQSNARLQIGVNVSLLLGAGLMSLLAKWA; from the exons ATGGCCAAGCTTCAACTTCTTCTCCTCACACTCTTTTGCGTTTTCCTCCTACTCCCTTACTCAGCTTTCGGAGATTGCACATGTGACACCGAGGATGAAGGACGTGACAAAACCCAAGCTCTCAAATATAAACTAGCTGCTATTGCTTCCATTCTTGTAGCGGGTGCAATTGGGGTTTGTATTCCAATCCTTGGAAAGACCATACCAGCTTTGCGTCCCGAGAAGgacatcttcttcatcatcaaggCCTTTGCTGCCGGCGTGATATTATCGACCGGGTTCATCCATGTTCTCCCGGATGCTTTCGAGAGCTTGACATCGCCGTGTCTGAGTGACAGCCCGTGGCAGGATTTTCCATTCACGGGGTTCGTGGCGATGGTATCCGCCATCGGGACTTTGATGGTTGATGCCTTTGCCACTTCGTATTATAGGAAGTCTCACTCCAACCAGGCTGCTCAAAACGGGGTTGGAGATGTGGAGATGGAAGGAGAGCATGAGGGCCACTTACACGTTCACACACATGCTACTCATGGTCATGCTCATGGTTCCAATTCCTTTGTTGATAACTCGGCTTCATCAGACCTTATTCGGCATCGCGTTATATCACAG GTTTTAGAGTTGGGGATTGTGGTACATTCAGTCATAATTGGAATTTCTCTGGGTGCTTCTGAGAGTCCCAAAACAATAAGGCCTCTTGTAGCTGCACTGAcctttcatcaattttttgaGGGCATGGGACTTGGTGGATGCATCTCTCAG GCAAAATTTCAGAACAGAGCTGTTGTAGTTATGGCAATGTTCTTCTCTCTTACAACCCCAGTTGGGATTGCAATTGGAATAGGAATATCTAGTGTTTACAATGAGAACAGCCCCAATGCTCTAATTTTTGAAGGGATTTTTAATGCGGCATCGGCTGGGATCTTAATCTATATGGCACTTGTAGATCTTCTTGCGGCTGATTTTATGAATCCAAGGGTGCAAAGCAATGCAAGGCTTCAAATAGGAGTAAACGTATCACTTCTTCTAGGGGCTGGTCTTATGTCTCTCTTGGCCAAATGGGCTTGA